A single window of Kwoniella bestiolae CBS 10118 chromosome 4, complete sequence DNA harbors:
- a CDS encoding 3-isopropylmalate dehydratase, large subunit, with product MPAPTSAPRTLYDKVFDDHVVYSGEGDTLLYIDRHLVHEVTSPQAFEGLRNAGRQVRRPDCTLVTVDHNIPTASRKNFKDVNTFIVEADSRAQVSALEDNVKEFGLTYFGMSDKRQGIVHIIGPEQGFTLPGTTVCCGDSHTSTHGAFGALAFGIGTSEVEHILATQTLPQAKSKNMRVTVEGKVAEGVTSKDIVLHIIGVIGTAGGTGCVIEFAGSAIRELSMESRMSICNMSIEGGARAGMIAPDEITFKYLKGRPLSPRDGEEWDKAEAYWRSLKSDPGARYDIEVEIKAEDIIPTLTWGTSPQDVVPINGRVPSPEDFPEAQRKNVERSLEYMGLTPGTPMEEVKIDKAFFGSCTNGRIEDMRSAARVILAAEKNGGPSKVAEGVYAMIVPGSGLVKQQAEAEGLDVIFKKAGFDWREAGCSMCLGMNPDQLKPGERCASTSNRNFEGRQGAGGRTHLMSPAMVAAAALTGRFTDVRKFMGTHLSEDAGLKITDYSDYLTPVEAPARPAEPTEETAEGKTPLQAAAAASAGLPKFNVVKGIAAPMWEANIDTDKIIPKQFLKTLLRTGLGAALFWTIRYDVRTNEPLPDFVLNKDPWNKSSLLVCTGPNFGCGSSREHAPWALNDFGIRCIMAPSFGDIFKTNCFKNGMLPLELPQADLEALYEDASAGLEIAVDLENQQVIRPNGKPPITFQVDAFRRHCLINGLDDIGLTLEHRGEIEKFEEKRSEVWPWLDGVGYAKKGQKIVAVPTRKAVSKTDW from the exons ATGCCAGCCCCTACATCCGCTCCACGAACCCTCTACGACAAAGTATTCGATGACCACGTCGTCTACTCAGGTGAAGGTGATACCCTCCTTTACATCGATCGACACTTGGTGCATGAAGTTACTTCTCCCCAGGCTTTTGAGGGCTTGAGAAACGCTGGTAGACAAGTGAGGAGACCGGATTGTACGCTTGTGACTGTTGATCACAATATTCC CACCGCATCTCGTAAAAACTTCAAGGATGTCAACACTTTCATTGTAGAAGCTGATTCACGAGCCCAAGTGTCGGCTCTTGAGGATAATGTAAAGGAGTTTGGTCTTACTTACTTTGGAATGTCTGATAAGCGACAGG GTATCGTCCACATCATTGGTCCAGAACAAGGTTTCACTCTTCCTGGTACTACAGTTTGCTGTGGTGACTCTCACACTTCCA CCCACGGTGCATTCGGTGCCCTCGCTTTCGGTATCGGTACTTCCGAGGTCGAGCACATCCTTGCCACCCAGACCCTGCCCCAAGCCAAATCCAAGAACATGCGAGTGACCGTCGAAGGCAAAGTCGCCGAAGGTGTGACCTCGAAAGATATTGTTCTCCACATCATTGGTGTGATCGGTACTGCCGGTGGTACAGGATGTGTCATCGAATTCGCCGGTTCAGCCATCCGAGAATTATCTATGGAATCTAGAATGTCTATCTGTAACATGTCTATCGAAGGTGGTGCCCGAGCAGGTATGATCGCTCCCGACGAGATAACTTTCAAGTACCTCAAGGGACGACCTCTCAGTCcaagagatggagaagaatgggataaaGCCGAGGCTTATTGGAGATCCCTCAAATCCGATCCAGGAGCCAGATACGACATCGAAgtcgagatcaaagctgaagaTATCATTCCTACTCTCACTTGGGGTACCTCTCCTCAGGATGTCGTGCCTATCAACGGCCGGGTTCCTTCTCCAGAAGACTTCCCAGAAGCTCAACGAAAGAACGTTGAGAGATCTCTCGAATACATGGGTCTCACACCCGGTACACCAATGGAAGAAGTCAAGATCGACAAAGCGTTCTTCGGATCATGTACCAACGGTCGAATTGAAGATATGCGATCTGCTGCTCGAGTCATCCTCGCCGCCGAGAAGAACGGTGGACCCTCGAAAGTTGCTGAAGGTGTCTATGCGATGATCGTACCTGGATCTGGTTTGGTCAAACAACAagccgaagctgaaggaCTGGATGTGATTTTCAAGAAGGCCGGGTTCGATTGGAGAGAAGCTGGTTGTTCCATGTGTCTGGGTATGAACCCCGATCAACTCAAACCTGGAGAACGATGTGCTTCTACCTCCAACCGAAACTTCGAGGGGAGACAGGGTGCAGGTGGTCGAACCCACTTGATGTCCCCTGCTAtggttgctgctgctgcccTCACCGGTCGATTCACCGATGTCCGAAAATTCATGGGTACCCACCTAAGTGAAGATGCAGGATTAAAGATCACCGACTACTCAGATTACCTCACCCCTGTCGAAGCTCCTGCCCGACCTGCTGAACCTACCGAGGAGACCGCAGAGGGTAAAACCCCTCTtcaagctgctgctgctgcgtCGGCTGGTCTACCCAAATTCAACGTCGTTAAAGGTATTGCCGCGCCAATGTGGGAAGCCAACATCGATACCGACAAGATCATCCCCAAACAGTTCCTCAAAACTCTCCTTAGAACTGGTCTAGGTGCTGCCCTCTTCTGGACGATCAGATACGACGTACGAACCAACGAACCTTTACCTGACTTCGTACTTAATAAGGACCCTTGGAACAAGTCCTCTTTACTTGTTTGCACTGGACCTAACTTCGGTTGCGGGTCTTCGAGAGAACATGCCCCATGGGCTTTGAACGATTTCGGTATTAGGTGTATTATGGCTCCTTCGTTCGGTGATATCTTCAAGACCAA CTGCTTCAAGAACGGAATGTTACCTCTTGAACTCCCCCAAGCAGACCTCGAAGCATTATACGAAGATGCCTCTGCTGGACTTGAGATTGCCGTGGACCTAGAGAACCAGCAGGTGATCCGACCAAATGGAAAACCACCTATCACCTTCCAAGTCGACGCATTCAGACGACACTGCCTCATCAACGGTTTGGACGATATTGGACTTACCCTCGAACACAGGGGTGAGATCGAGAAGTTTGAGGAGAAACGATCGGAGGTTTGGCCATGGTTGGACGGTGTAGGGTACGCTAAGAAGGGGCAGAAGATTGTAGCTGTGCCTACGAGGAAGGCGGTCAGTAAGACGGATTGGTAA
- a CDS encoding isopentenyl-diphosphate delta-isomerase yields the protein MTTAVTETIPPSLPSTTNTISLDTYDEEQVRLMEERCILVDENDRAYGEDSKKTCHLMTNINTGLLHRAFSVFLFRPQDGKLLLQKRADEKITFPSMWTNTCCSHPLSIKSELVEQDQQGVKSAAIRKLPQELGIPSSQLKPEDFIYLTKIHYLAPSDGLWGEHEIDYILFSTINVDLDLNPNEVSDAKYVSKDELEAMFSDSDNSFTPWFKLIARDLLYPWWDEMLSKSKDQGLGKVDARVLANGPKVGELVKML from the exons ATGACCACCGCCGTCACTGAGACCATCCCCCCTTCActcccctcaaccaccaACACGATCAGCCTTGATACCTACGATGAAGAGCaggtgaggttgatggaagagaggtgtattttggtggatgagaatgatagaGCTTACGGAGAGGACAGTAAGAAGACGT GCCACCTGATGACAAACATAAATACCGGTCTCCTCCATCGAGCATTCTCAGTATTCCTCTTCAGACCCCAAGACGGAAAATTGCTCTTACAGAAACGAGCCGACGAGaagatcaccttcccctccatgTGGACGAATACTTGCTGTTCGCATCCTCTTAGTATCAAGTCGGAATTGGTGGAACAGGATCAACAGG GCGTCAAATCAGCTGCCATCCGCAAGCTCCCCCAAGAACTTGGTATACCGTCTTCCCAGCTGAAACCAGAGGATTTTATCTACTTGACAAAGATCCATTATTTGGCGCCTAGTGACGGATTGTGGGGTGAACACGAGA TCGATTACATCCTTTTCAGCACTATCAACGTCGACCTCGATCTAAACCCTAATGAAGTCAGTGATGCCAAGTACGTCTCGAAGGATGAATTGGAAGCCATGTTCTCGGATTCGG ACAACTCCTTCACACCGTGGTTCAAGCTCATCGCCCGAGATCTCCTTTACCCCTGGTGGGACGAGATGCTCTCGAAATCAAAGGATCAAGGGTTGGGCAAGGTGGATGCTAGGGTATTGGCGAATGGACCTAAAGTTGGGGAACTGGTTAAGATGCTCTAG
- a CDS encoding 60S ribosomal protein eL30: protein MAPVKKSKSAKASESINTRLQLVVKSGKYTLGYKQALKQLRSGKSKLILISKNCPPIRKSELEYYAMLSKTNVHHYDGSNVDLGTAAGKLYRVGVMSIQDAGDSDLLQVETA from the exons ATGGCTCCCGTCAAGAAATCCAAGTCCGCCAAGGCCTCCGAGTCTATCAACACTAGATTGCAACTTGTCGTCAAGTCCGGAAAG TACACCCTCGGTTACAAGCAAGCTCTCAAGCAACTCCGATCCGGtaaat CCAAgctcatcttgatctccaAGAACTGTCCCCCCATCCGAAAGTCTGAGCTCGAGTACTACGCCATgtt GTCAAAGACCAACGTCCACCACTACGACGGTTCAAACGTTGATCTCGGTACCGCCGCCGGTAAACTCTACAGAGTCGGTGTTATGTCCATCCAAGACGCTGGGGACTCTGACCTT CTCCAAGTCGAGACCGCTTAA